The following proteins are encoded in a genomic region of Mycobacterium kiyosense:
- a CDS encoding gluconolactonase, with product MPISPASKSLTAVLVAVLLLARCSTDSRPEAASPGPASPAAASGALVPANVSVAADLAQAPFDQPRQALIPHGWTIAVWARIPKARLAVWTPDGALLVSTPAGGQIVKLTPKPGAAPEQSTLLAGLDQPHGMTFAGSTLYVAESDQIDAYDYVNGAAVNQRTIAAGLPDARSPDLHGAYAHALKSVAVGPDGAVYFSIGSTANISPQDRTANPPRATIMRIAPGGGPAAPFATGVRNGTGLAVAPDGSPWTAVNNRDNAPDPDGNVRTEYVNDHPPESLARLTPGRELGWPYCNPDGGPANLRFVRDMTTNKDGSQLDCSALPPVEQSMGAHSAPLGLSFTTGVLPQPYADGALVGVHGSWNRQPPRAPEVSFFPWRSGSLGDQQTLVGGFQGGDGSRWGRPVAAVVGSDGAVYVTDDDAGAVYRVAPPGR from the coding sequence ATGCCCATCTCACCGGCTAGTAAATCCCTGACCGCGGTGCTCGTCGCCGTCCTGCTGCTCGCCAGATGCTCGACCGACTCGCGTCCCGAAGCGGCCTCCCCCGGGCCTGCGTCGCCGGCAGCGGCGTCGGGTGCATTGGTGCCCGCCAACGTGAGCGTTGCCGCTGACCTGGCGCAGGCGCCGTTCGACCAACCCCGCCAGGCGCTCATCCCCCACGGCTGGACGATCGCGGTGTGGGCGCGAATTCCCAAGGCGCGTCTGGCGGTGTGGACACCCGACGGCGCCCTGCTGGTATCGACTCCGGCCGGTGGGCAGATCGTCAAGCTGACACCCAAACCCGGTGCGGCGCCGGAACAATCGACACTGCTCGCCGGTCTGGACCAACCGCACGGCATGACGTTCGCGGGTTCGACGCTCTATGTTGCCGAAAGCGACCAGATCGATGCGTACGACTACGTCAACGGCGCGGCGGTCAACCAGCGCACCATCGCTGCCGGCCTGCCCGACGCACGCAGCCCGGATCTGCACGGCGCCTACGCCCACGCGCTGAAAAGCGTGGCCGTAGGACCCGACGGCGCGGTCTACTTCTCGATCGGTTCGACGGCCAACATCTCACCGCAGGACCGCACCGCGAATCCGCCGCGGGCGACGATCATGCGGATTGCGCCCGGCGGCGGCCCGGCCGCGCCCTTCGCGACGGGTGTGCGTAACGGAACCGGCCTCGCCGTCGCCCCCGACGGCTCGCCGTGGACCGCGGTCAACAACCGCGACAACGCACCCGACCCGGACGGCAATGTCCGAACCGAGTACGTCAACGATCATCCGCCCGAGTCGCTGGCACGCCTGACGCCGGGACGCGAATTGGGTTGGCCCTACTGCAATCCCGACGGCGGGCCCGCGAATCTCAGGTTCGTGCGCGATATGACGACCAATAAGGACGGATCCCAGCTGGACTGCAGTGCGTTGCCACCGGTGGAGCAGAGCATGGGCGCGCATTCGGCGCCGTTGGGGCTTTCCTTCACCACGGGTGTGTTGCCGCAGCCCTATGCCGACGGTGCGCTGGTCGGTGTCCACGGCTCCTGGAACCGGCAGCCGCCGCGCGCCCCCGAGGTGTCGTTCTTTCCTTGGCGCAGCGGCAGTCTCGGCGATCAACAAACGCTCGTCGGCGGTTTCCAGGGCGGTGACGGGAGCCGATGGGGCCGTCCGGTCGCCGCCGTCGTCGGATCCGACGGGGCGGTGTACGTCACCGACGACGACGCCGGCGCCGTGTACCGGGTGGCCCCACCGGGGCGGTAG
- the PE8_2 gene encoding PE family protein, with amino-acid sequence MSFLTAVPAELAAAASQLAAIGSALAAQNAGAAAPTTAIAPAAADQVSILQSSIFTAYGALYQQLAAEAQAIQEQFTQTLGLSSGTYEQSESANAAAASLSSAASSGASSSPLSGITDAINSIDTLLGGAGPTSNPFSLSGNLSNFNSYEIGNWASASSNLLGLTGGGLMPEGYGVPEDLAEAAAAASEAPAAAAGAVSAVSGAGAPVAAGLGEATMVGSLSVPPSWATGTLVSSTAPSALTGAGWTTAAPAAAAPGAFYPGMPGMASAARNSAGFGAPRYGVKPIVMPKPVSV; translated from the coding sequence ATGTCATTTCTGACAGCAGTGCCCGCAGAGCTGGCCGCCGCGGCGTCCCAGCTGGCAGCGATCGGTAGTGCACTCGCGGCGCAGAACGCAGGTGCTGCAGCCCCCACCACCGCCATCGCGCCCGCCGCCGCCGACCAGGTGTCGATCCTGCAGTCGAGCATCTTCACCGCGTACGGCGCCCTGTACCAGCAGCTGGCCGCCGAGGCTCAGGCCATTCAAGAGCAGTTCACCCAGACACTCGGACTCAGCAGCGGTACCTACGAGCAGTCCGAATCGGCCAACGCTGCCGCTGCATCGCTGTCGTCCGCTGCTTCTTCCGGAGCAAGCAGCAGCCCGCTGTCGGGAATCACCGACGCCATCAACTCCATCGACACCTTGCTGGGTGGAGCCGGGCCTACATCCAACCCGTTCAGCCTGTCCGGCAACCTCTCCAACTTCAACAGCTACGAGATCGGCAACTGGGCCTCGGCGTCGTCGAACCTGCTCGGTCTGACCGGTGGTGGCCTGATGCCGGAGGGCTACGGCGTCCCCGAAGATCTGGCGGAGGCCGCAGCCGCGGCTTCGGAGGCCCCGGCCGCCGCGGCAGGTGCAGTCAGCGCGGTCTCTGGCGCGGGCGCACCGGTTGCCGCCGGCCTCGGCGAGGCGACGATGGTCGGCTCGCTCTCCGTTCCGCCCAGCTGGGCCACCGGAACCTTGGTTTCCAGCACCGCCCCCAGCGCCCTCACCGGCGCCGGCTGGACCACCGCTGCACCGGCCGCCGCCGCCCCCGGAGCGTTCTACCCCGGCATGCCGGGCATGGCGTCGGCGGCGCGCAACAGTGCCGGTTTCGGCGCGCCGCGCTACGGCGTCAAGCCCATCGTGATGCCGAAGCCGGTGAGCGTCTAA
- the esxJ_3 gene encoding ESAT-6-like protein EsxJ translates to MATRFMTDPHSMRAMAGRFETHAQTVEDEARRMMASSQNISGAGWSGLAEATSMDTMTQMNQAFRNIVNMLHGVRDGLIRDANNYEQQEQASQQILSS, encoded by the coding sequence GTGGCTACTCGCTTTATGACCGACCCGCACTCGATGCGGGCGATGGCAGGCCGTTTCGAAACCCACGCGCAGACCGTCGAGGACGAGGCACGCCGGATGATGGCGTCCTCGCAGAACATTTCCGGCGCCGGCTGGAGTGGTCTGGCCGAGGCCACCTCGATGGACACCATGACCCAGATGAACCAGGCCTTCCGCAACATCGTCAACATGCTGCACGGCGTTCGCGACGGACTGATCCGGGACGCCAACAACTACGAGCAGCAAGAGCAGGCCTCCCAGCAGATCCTCAGCAGCTAG
- a CDS encoding hypothetical protein (frameshifted, insertion at around 5190723;~possible pseudo due to internal stop codon) — translation MIAANRSLLATLVATNFLGINTPAIMATEAQYLEMWVQDAVTMATYQAAAAAAAVLEPLTPATQTTNPGAAGIQSAAVAAAAAESPASSLGDIVSGLQGELSNLASAVEPIGEGLFQSLPVPVQELLSALDGLLGTPLIFNGIQQVGVTASWFVFAAIPNAIFAGHTIDGNIASAAAAVAAAAPAAAEGAAAGLASEVGAAGAAASLGEASLVGSLSVPAS, via the coding sequence GTGATCGCCGCCAACCGCAGCTTGTTGGCCACCCTGGTCGCGACCAACTTCCTGGGCATCAACACCCCGGCGATCATGGCCACCGAAGCCCAGTACCTGGAGATGTGGGTGCAGGACGCGGTCACCATGGCCACCTACCAGGCCGCCGCAGCCGCCGCAGCTGTCCTTGAGCCACTGACGCCAGCGACGCAAACCACCAACCCCGGCGCGGCCGGCATCCAGTCCGCCGCCGTCGCCGCGGCAGCAGCGGAATCACCCGCGTCATCGCTGGGCGACATCGTCAGCGGCCTGCAGGGCGAGTTGTCGAACCTTGCCTCGGCTGTCGAACCCATTGGTGAGGGGCTGTTCCAATCGTTGCCGGTGCCAGTCCAGGAGCTCCTGAGCGCACTCGACGGCCTGCTGGGCACCCCGCTGATCTTCAACGGCATCCAGCAGGTGGGTGTGACGGCCTCGTGGTTCGTGTTCGCCGCCATTCCGAACGCGATCTTCGCCGGGCACACCATCGACGGCAATATCGCTTCCGCGGCTGCCGCGGTGGCCGCGGCAGCGCCCGCAGCCGCCGAGGGGGCCGCAGCGGGTCTGGCCTCCGAGGTCGGAGCGGCCGGTGCGGCCGCCAGCCTCGGCGAAGCCTCGTTGGTGGGCAGCCTGTCGGTGCCGGCCAGCTAG
- a CDS encoding hypothetical protein (possible pseudo due to internal stop codon), which produces MAANAGTALAGSGWTVAAEEAGTPAMMAGMPGMAAAAKGAGAYAGPRYGFKPIVMPKQVVV; this is translated from the coding sequence GTGGCGGCGAACGCCGGAACCGCGCTGGCGGGCAGCGGCTGGACCGTTGCGGCCGAAGAGGCCGGCACTCCGGCCATGATGGCCGGCATGCCGGGCATGGCGGCCGCCGCCAAGGGCGCCGGCGCGTACGCCGGGCCGCGGTACGGCTTCAAGCCGATCGTCATGCCCAAGCAGGTCGTCGTCTAA
- the esxN_3 gene encoding ESAT-6-like protein EsxN: MTINYQFGDVDAHGALIRAQAANLEAEHQAIVRDVLAAGDFWGGAGSVACQEFITQLGRNFQVIYEQANAHGQKVQSAGSNMAQTDSAVGSSWA, encoded by the coding sequence ATGACGATCAACTACCAGTTCGGCGACGTCGACGCCCACGGTGCCCTCATTCGGGCGCAGGCCGCAAACCTGGAGGCCGAGCACCAGGCCATCGTTCGCGATGTGCTGGCTGCCGGTGACTTCTGGGGCGGCGCCGGTTCGGTGGCTTGCCAGGAGTTCATCACCCAGCTGGGTCGCAACTTCCAGGTGATCTACGAGCAGGCCAACGCTCACGGCCAGAAGGTGCAGAGCGCCGGCAGCAACATGGCGCAGACCGACAGCGCCGTCGGGTCCAGCTGGGCCTGA
- a CDS encoding hypothetical protein (possible pseudo due to internal stop codon) — MHYPPVRLTAPKPRHPRYLSLAERSTIADLNRAGVGVRAIAEEVGRAASTVSRELRRNADDRGRYLPATAERIALERQSRRSRTRRVAHDDQLHGVVADLLGKRWSPEQIAHELPVRFPDQPERHLCTESI, encoded by the coding sequence GTGCACTATCCACCGGTGAGGCTCACCGCTCCCAAGCCCCGGCATCCGCGGTATCTTTCGTTGGCTGAGAGGTCGACGATTGCTGATCTAAACCGCGCGGGAGTCGGTGTGCGCGCTATCGCCGAGGAGGTGGGCAGGGCGGCCTCGACTGTGTCTCGGGAGCTGCGCCGTAACGCTGACGATCGGGGCCGCTACTTGCCCGCAACGGCGGAGCGAATTGCGCTCGAGCGGCAGTCCCGGCGGTCGCGGACACGCCGTGTAGCACATGACGATCAGCTCCATGGTGTCGTCGCAGATCTGTTGGGCAAGCGGTGGAGTCCCGAACAGATTGCTCATGAGTTGCCGGTGCGCTTCCCCGACCAGCCCGAGCGTCATCTGTGTACTGAGTCGATCTAG
- a CDS encoding hypothetical protein (possible pseudo due to internal stop codon) codes for MTMIADRPVEVTDRVEVGHWEGDCIMGVGNRSAIGTLVERVTRFVILVHVPTGRPTAAAMANGIVDALGAPAPQLRRTLTWDQGKELALHQQTTGGGWRFEM; via the coding sequence ATGACGATGATCGCTGATCGGCCCGTCGAGGTTACCGACCGGGTCGAGGTTGGGCACTGGGAGGGTGATTGCATCATGGGCGTTGGAAATCGTTCGGCGATCGGCACTTTGGTCGAACGGGTAACTCGCTTTGTGATCCTCGTCCATGTTCCCACCGGGCGGCCGACCGCAGCGGCGATGGCTAACGGCATCGTCGATGCTCTGGGTGCTCCTGCACCGCAACTGCGTCGGACCCTGACCTGGGATCAGGGCAAAGAGCTTGCGTTGCATCAACAGACCACTGGCGGCGGGTGGAGGTTCGAGATGTAG
- a CDS encoding oxidoreductase, which produces MRILIVGAGVAGLSSAVNLGADGHDVTIVERAEHSGVNAPPIDVRGDSIAVADKMGLLEQIHERRIDMTQRVQFVDRDGTVAAELPVDEINDSPDDIEISRDDLLTLLRARLGPSAKLQFCESIAELDDGASGVAVRFSSGALERYDLVVGADGMHSAVRQLAFGPERQFLHHLGFYTGMAALPGPHPSDRINPMYNFPGHIVGIMSYNAKALAFFMFRSPWIDYDYHDLAAKKRILADAFAGHDEWRVAELVDAALQDPGLYFDSESQIKMPGWHSGRVVLVGDAAHCASTLSGRGTSLALTGAWFLAQALREHPGDLSRAWEQYERDQRPRAVRGQATAAPGGELLAPATQEAIDARNRALTHG; this is translated from the coding sequence ATGCGCATTCTCATCGTCGGCGCCGGCGTCGCGGGCCTGAGCAGTGCGGTCAACCTCGGTGCCGACGGCCATGACGTCACCATCGTCGAACGCGCGGAGCACTCGGGGGTCAACGCCCCGCCGATCGACGTTCGTGGGGACTCGATCGCCGTCGCCGACAAGATGGGCCTGCTCGAGCAGATCCACGAACGCAGGATCGACATGACGCAACGGGTCCAATTCGTCGACCGCGACGGCACGGTGGCGGCGGAACTGCCGGTGGACGAGATCAACGACAGCCCGGATGACATCGAGATCTCCCGCGACGACCTCCTGACCCTCCTGCGCGCCCGCCTGGGGCCGTCGGCGAAATTGCAGTTCTGCGAATCCATCGCCGAACTCGACGACGGCGCATCCGGCGTCGCCGTCCGGTTCTCCTCGGGCGCGCTCGAACGTTACGACCTCGTCGTCGGAGCGGACGGAATGCATTCGGCCGTAAGGCAACTCGCGTTCGGACCCGAACGGCAGTTCCTGCACCACCTCGGCTTCTACACCGGGATGGCCGCGCTGCCCGGGCCTCACCCCAGCGACCGGATAAACCCGATGTACAACTTCCCGGGCCACATCGTCGGCATCATGTCCTACAACGCAAAAGCACTGGCGTTCTTCATGTTCCGCTCACCTTGGATCGACTACGACTACCACGACCTCGCGGCAAAGAAGCGAATCCTCGCCGACGCCTTCGCCGGTCACGACGAGTGGCGAGTCGCCGAATTGGTCGACGCCGCCCTGCAAGACCCGGGGCTCTACTTCGACTCGGAGAGTCAGATCAAGATGCCGGGCTGGCACAGCGGTCGCGTCGTCCTCGTCGGCGATGCCGCACATTGCGCCTCGACCCTCTCCGGCCGCGGCACCAGCCTGGCCCTGACCGGCGCCTGGTTCCTCGCGCAAGCCCTGCGCGAACATCCCGGCGACCTCAGCCGGGCGTGGGAGCAATACGAACGCGATCAGCGGCCGCGCGCCGTCCGCGGTCAAGCTACGGCGGCGCCGGGAGGCGAGCTCCTGGCCCCCGCCACCCAGGAAGCCATCGACGCACGCAACCGCGCCCTGACCCACGGCTGA
- a CDS encoding deaminase, giving the protein MGKLIYGFNVSVDGYIADAQGSIDWSAPCDELHQYWNDFERDTALSCYGRRLYELMSAYWPTADEAPDAGPLIVDFAHIWREMPKVVFSRTLQSVGWNSRLERGNPVEVVRKLKAETDGTLEVAGATLAAPIVQAGLVDEYRIVVAPTAVGGGTPFFPTLPSWISLRLLENRTFPGGAVLLRYEAKHD; this is encoded by the coding sequence ATGGGCAAACTCATCTATGGCTTCAACGTGTCGGTGGACGGGTACATCGCCGACGCACAGGGCAGCATCGACTGGTCCGCACCTTGCGATGAACTGCACCAGTACTGGAACGACTTCGAGCGGGACACCGCCCTGTCCTGCTACGGGCGGCGGCTCTACGAACTGATGTCCGCGTACTGGCCGACCGCCGACGAGGCGCCCGACGCCGGCCCGCTGATCGTCGACTTCGCCCATATCTGGCGCGAGATGCCCAAGGTCGTCTTCTCGAGGACCCTGCAATCCGTCGGCTGGAACTCCCGCCTGGAACGCGGGAACCCGGTCGAGGTGGTGAGGAAGCTGAAAGCCGAAACCGACGGCACGCTCGAGGTGGCCGGCGCGACGCTGGCCGCACCGATCGTGCAGGCCGGACTGGTGGACGAGTACCGCATCGTGGTCGCGCCCACTGCGGTGGGCGGCGGCACCCCGTTCTTTCCGACGCTGCCGTCCTGGATCTCGCTGCGACTGTTGGAGAACCGCACCTTCCCGGGCGGCGCGGTCCTGTTGCGCTACGAGGCCAAGCACGACTGA